From Hominilimicola fabiformis, a single genomic window includes:
- the larC gene encoding nickel pincer cofactor biosynthesis protein LarC has translation MKTLYIECNMGAAGDMLMSALLELHPNAEEFLNRLNKLGIPNVTVSKTASVKCGITGTHIDVNVNGEHEDEHMHDHHDHHHDHHHHHHHTGMHEIEHIIEHFDIPEKVRTDILAVYHLIAEAESHAHGCEIEQIHFHEVGQMDAVADITGVCMLINELGVDKIIASPIHVGCGQVQCAHGILPVPAPATAYILKDIPIYGGNVQGELCTPTGAALLAHFADEFGNMPVMRVSKIGYGMGAKDFETANCVRVMLGETESEAQQVLELKCNIDDMTAEEIGYATEQLLKLGAVDVFTVPIGMKKNRPGTLLSCICKTSDKETMVNAIFRYTSTIGIRQNICERYILDRTENTVKTKYGDVRVKQSEGYGVKRVKAEYDNVARIADELGISINETRRLIGEELEKNEQQV, from the coding sequence ATGAAAACTTTATATATTGAATGTAATATGGGTGCGGCAGGTGATATGTTGATGTCTGCATTGTTGGAGTTGCACCCGAATGCAGAGGAATTTTTGAATAGGTTAAATAAACTTGGTATTCCTAATGTAACCGTAAGTAAGACGGCAAGTGTGAAGTGTGGCATAACGGGAACGCATATAGATGTAAATGTAAATGGCGAACATGAGGACGAGCATATGCACGACCATCACGACCATCATCATGACCATCATCACCACCATCACCATACCGGTATGCACGAAATCGAACATATCATAGAACATTTTGATATTCCCGAAAAGGTACGCACAGATATATTGGCGGTGTATCATTTGATTGCGGAGGCTGAAAGCCACGCACATGGCTGTGAAATTGAACAAATACATTTTCACGAGGTTGGACAAATGGACGCAGTGGCGGATATTACAGGTGTCTGTATGCTGATAAATGAGTTGGGTGTTGATAAAATCATCGCTTCGCCAATTCATGTAGGTTGCGGTCAAGTGCAGTGTGCACACGGAATATTGCCTGTCCCTGCACCGGCAACGGCATATATATTAAAGGATATTCCGATTTATGGAGGAAACGTTCAAGGTGAATTGTGTACGCCGACAGGTGCGGCACTTTTGGCACATTTTGCAGACGAGTTCGGCAATATGCCTGTTATGCGTGTTTCAAAAATCGGTTACGGAATGGGTGCAAAGGACTTTGAAACGGCAAATTGTGTTCGTGTTATGCTTGGTGAAACGGAAAGTGAAGCACAACAAGTTTTAGAGTTAAAATGTAATATTGACGATATGACCGCAGAGGAAATCGGATATGCGACAGAGCAACTTCTGAAATTGGGAGCGGTTGATGTGTTTACCGTGCCAATCGGTATGAAAAAGAACCGCCCGGGAACTTTGCTTTCGTGTATATGTAAAACTTCGGACAAGGAAACAATGGTAAATGCAATATTCAGATACACTTCTACAATAGGTATTAGACAAAATATTTGTGAACGTTACATACTTGACAGAACAGAAAACACAGTAAAAACAAAGTACGGAGATGTTCGTGTTAAACAGTCGGAGGGGTATGGTGTAAAACGTGTAAAAGCCGAATATGACAACGTTGCAAGAATTGCGGACGAACTTGGTATTTCCATAAACGAAACACGCAGATTGATAGGAGAGGAATTAGAGAAAAATGAACAGCAAGTATGA
- the larE gene encoding ATP-dependent sacrificial sulfur transferase LarE: MNSKYEKMIENLKSLGSVAVAFSGGVDSTFLLKAAKEALGNNALAVTVRSCIIPSNEICEAEEFCKSENIRHIICDVNPLDINGFADNPTNRCYICKKEIFSLIKQVAAENGINAVAEGSNLDDNGDYRPGMKAIHELGVLSPLQTAGFTKQEIRDVSEELGLPTWNKPSFACLASRFVYGEKITAEKLERVGKAEQILRNSGFKQFRVRIHGDIARIELLPEDFEKMLKMREELYASIKALGFSYVTMDLQGYRTGSMNEVIATDK; the protein is encoded by the coding sequence ATGAACAGCAAGTATGAGAAAATGATAGAGAATTTGAAATCGTTAGGCAGTGTTGCAGTAGCATTTTCGGGTGGCGTAGATTCTACATTTTTGTTAAAGGCGGCGAAGGAAGCACTCGGAAATAATGCTCTTGCCGTTACGGTACGCTCATGTATAATTCCGAGTAATGAGATTTGCGAAGCGGAGGAATTTTGCAAAAGTGAAAATATACGTCATATTATATGTGATGTTAACCCGCTTGATATAAACGGTTTTGCGGATAATCCGACAAATCGTTGTTATATCTGTAAAAAAGAAATATTCAGCCTTATAAAGCAAGTTGCAGCCGAAAATGGTATAAATGCGGTTGCGGAAGGCTCAAACCTTGATGATAATGGTGACTATCGACCGGGCATGAAAGCAATTCATGAATTGGGAGTATTAAGCCCTCTGCAAACGGCAGGGTTTACAAAACAGGAAATTCGAGATGTGTCCGAAGAACTCGGACTTCCTACTTGGAATAAACCGTCTTTCGCTTGCCTTGCGTCACGATTTGTGTACGGCGAAAAAATCACCGCCGAAAAACTTGAGAGAGTCGGAAAAGCGGAACAAATATTGAGAAATTCGGGCTTTAAACAGTTTAGAGTTCGTATTCACGGCGATATTGCACGAATAGAATTACTGCCGGAGGACTTTGAAAAAATGCTTAAAATGAGAGAAGAATTATATGCAAGTATAAAGGCTCTTGGATTTTCTTATGTGACTATGGACTTACAAGGTTATCGTACGGGTAGTATGAACGAAGTAATTGCGACTGATAAATAA
- a CDS encoding DUF3791 domain-containing protein, with protein MNYNEKKFGNKELEFAIFCIENVADKLNIDAPKVYSMLTEQTNILNEYIIPEYEILHTQSKDYIINDIIEVMKERGVEI; from the coding sequence GTGAATTATAATGAGAAGAAATTTGGCAATAAAGAATTGGAGTTTGCTATTTTTTGTATCGAAAATGTTGCAGATAAGTTAAATATTGATGCCCCAAAAGTTTATTCAATGCTAACAGAACAAACAAATATTTTGAATGAATATATTATTCCTGAGTATGAAATTTTGCACACGCAGAGTAAAGATTATATCATTAATGATATAATTGAAGTTATGAAAGAAAGAGGTGTGGAAATATGA
- a CDS encoding DUF3990 domain-containing protein has protein sequence MILYHGSFIEINKPDLKHSRPNVDFGKGFYTTPIYEQAVKWCSKFKKRGKNGIVTRYEFDENDYKALKILKFDSYSEEWLDFILNCRSGKDNTDYDMVIGGVANDKVFNTVELFFDGLIDKTEAIGRLRYEKPNLQIAFRTDKALTYLHFEGSEQL, from the coding sequence ATGATTTTATATCATGGTTCGTTTATAGAGATTAACAAGCCGGATTTAAAACATTCCAGACCTAATGTTGATTTTGGAAAAGGTTTTTATACTACTCCAATATACGAACAAGCGGTAAAGTGGTGCAGTAAATTTAAGAAACGTGGGAAGAATGGTATTGTTACACGTTATGAATTTGATGAAAACGATTATAAAGCACTTAAAATTTTGAAATTCGATTCCTATTCTGAAGAATGGCTTGATTTTATTTTGAATTGTCGCAGCGGAAAAGACAATACAGATTATGATATGGTTATTGGCGGTGTTGCAAATGATAAGGTATTCAACACGGTTGAGTTGTTCTTTGACGGATTGATAGATAAAACAGAAGCAATAGGCAGACTACGATATGAGAAACCGAATTTACAAATAGCTTTTCGTACAGATAAAGCATTAACCTATTTGCACTTTGAAGGGAGTGAACAGCTGTGA
- a CDS encoding DUF3791 domain-containing protein: MNANPILLQKKYARVVELFAKENAITVAKALDIFYHSQLYELMSNGVSDMHCMSDEYLVHELINEQKEVNG; encoded by the coding sequence GTGAATGCTAATCCGATTTTGTTGCAAAAGAAATATGCTCGTGTTGTGGAACTTTTTGCAAAGGAAAATGCAATTACTGTCGCAAAAGCATTGGATATTTTTTATCATTCACAGTTGTATGAATTAATGAGTAACGGTGTGTCTGATATGCATTGTATGAGCGATGAATATCTTGTGCATGAATTGATTAATGAACAAAAAGAAGTGAATGGTTAA
- a CDS encoding helix-turn-helix transcriptional regulator, translating into MVIINILDILKKYSDMDHRLTQAQIIEILKKEYYMDVDRRTVKRNLMNLLDFDFGIDYTEIIKKNEKGEEIPICTDWYITREFDDSEIRLLIDSVLFSKTIPQKQCKKLIDKLKGLSNIYFEKKVNHICSLPEIRPENKELFYTIDVLDEAISKGKKVSFIYNSYGTDKKLHPKREREYVINPYQMVATNGRYYLICNYDKYDTLSNYRIDRITGIKMMNEKRKSIKELKEGEINLPKHMAEHLYMFAGESIRVKFKAKNYIIDQIIDWFGFGPKITKQDEDTCMVEVEVNEEAFFHWAMQYGLHIEVLEPTSMRERIMSAIKELNDKYVTH; encoded by the coding sequence ATGGTTATTATAAATATTCTTGATATTCTGAAAAAGTATTCGGATATGGACCACCGTCTTACGCAAGCACAGATAATTGAGATATTAAAAAAAGAATATTACATGGATGTTGACAGAAGAACCGTAAAAAGGAATTTGATGAATCTTTTAGATTTTGATTTTGGTATTGATTATACGGAAATTATAAAAAAGAATGAAAAGGGTGAAGAAATACCTATTTGTACGGATTGGTACATAACAAGAGAATTTGATGATTCTGAAATTCGACTTTTAATTGACAGCGTATTGTTTTCAAAAACAATTCCGCAAAAGCAATGTAAAAAACTTATTGATAAATTAAAAGGATTATCAAATATTTATTTTGAGAAAAAAGTTAATCATATATGCAGTTTGCCGGAAATTCGTCCGGAAAACAAGGAGCTGTTTTATACGATTGATGTTCTTGACGAGGCAATTTCAAAAGGTAAAAAGGTGTCGTTTATATATAATTCATATGGCACGGACAAAAAACTACATCCAAAACGTGAGCGTGAATATGTCATAAATCCGTATCAAATGGTGGCGACGAATGGAAGATATTATTTGATATGCAATTATGATAAGTACGATACTTTATCAAATTATCGCATTGATAGAATAACCGGAATAAAAATGATGAATGAAAAAAGAAAATCGATTAAGGAACTTAAAGAGGGTGAAATTAATCTTCCGAAACATATGGCAGAACATCTGTATATGTTTGCCGGTGAAAGCATACGAGTAAAGTTTAAAGCGAAAAATTATATTATTGACCAAATTATAGATTGGTTTGGATTTGGACCGAAAATAACGAAACAAGATGAGGATACGTGTATGGTAGAAGTGGAAGTCAATGAGGAGGCATTTTTTCACTGGGCAATGCAATACGGTTTGCATATCGAGGTGTTAGAGCCGACATCAATGCGCGAGCGGATAATGAGTGCAATAAAAGAATTAAACGATAAATATGTTACTCATTAA
- a CDS encoding leucine-rich repeat domain-containing protein, producing MSEYKSRINIQVKNVSDWEKLFDIKMKEEWGLGEDAKKVFKVPYSKKQTEFIKAEEWSVDSKNLEDLVKTLVKTMGYENCAVVADTTECSGIEQKCDSVVAIGRQYIIRISYPNGNTLKRVNVFNIYNYLKIIDIHLSIKDIEFLRQISEKFAYGDNNQTVIVIPNGRIMIRPEEFTGNFLLESVTIPESVKHIGEHAFANCKNLSEVIISDNVFNIDCGAFSNCESLGEIFIPNSVTNIGADAFYGCKNLNKINISNKVVILEKGVFGGCENLNEITIPYGMINIGDGAFEECKSLREVSIPDNVASIGDYAFWNCQSLNQITVWSNVTSIGYSAFDGCKNLTIRAFKGSYVKRYALENEIPFEEI from the coding sequence ATGTCGGAATATAAATCAAGAATAAACATACAAGTAAAAAATGTTTCTGATTGGGAAAAGTTATTTGACATAAAGATGAAAGAAGAATGGGGACTTGGAGAAGATGCAAAAAAAGTTTTCAAAGTGCCGTATTCAAAAAAACAAACAGAATTTATAAAAGCAGAAGAGTGGTCTGTGGATTCTAAAAACTTGGAAGACTTAGTTAAAACTCTTGTCAAAACAATGGGCTATGAAAATTGTGCTGTTGTAGCTGATACAACGGAATGTAGTGGGATTGAGCAAAAGTGTGATTCGGTTGTGGCAATAGGTCGCCAATATATTATTCGCATATCTTATCCGAACGGTAATACGCTGAAAAGAGTAAATGTTTTCAATATTTACAACTATTTAAAAATCATAGATATTCATCTAAGCATAAAGGATATTGAATTTTTACGACAAATCTCCGAAAAATTTGCTTATGGTGACAATAATCAAACAGTTATTGTTATACCAAATGGCAGAATAATGATAAGACCGGAAGAATTTACGGGTAACTTTTTGTTGGAAAGTGTTACTATTCCTGAAAGTGTAAAACATATTGGAGAACATGCTTTTGCAAATTGTAAAAACTTAAGTGAAGTAATAATTTCCGATAATGTATTTAATATTGATTGCGGTGCATTTAGTAACTGTGAGAGTTTGGGAGAAATTTTTATTCCAAACAGTGTAACAAATATCGGAGCGGATGCTTTTTATGGTTGCAAAAATTTGAATAAAATAAATATTTCAAATAAGGTCGTAATCCTTGAAAAAGGTGTATTTGGCGGATGTGAAAATTTAAACGAAATAACTATTCCGTATGGCATGATAAATATTGGTGACGGTGCATTTGAGGAATGTAAAAGTTTAAGAGAAGTAAGTATTCCGGATAATGTAGCAAGCATTGGGGATTATGCTTTTTGGAATTGTCAAAGCTTAAACCAAATAACTGTTTGGTCAAATGTAACAAGCATTGGCTATTCTGCGTTTGATGGTTGCAAAAATCTTACGATAAGAGCATTCAAAGGCAGTTATGTAAAGCGATATGCGTTGGAAAATGAAATACCGTTTGAAGAAATATAA
- a CDS encoding leucine-rich repeat protein: MPEYKSRINIKIEKICDWDKLLDIKIKEEWKLDKSAEDIFREAYYRGGFIKAGDWSVDPESLEDMVEYFAKTIGHENCVIMADVLEQNAENPSCNSFLALGNQNIVCVSYLNCDKLNGTNIFDIYEYLKQIDFELSPMDSYYLKQYSEDFIYFDTNGIEVVIPKGRNEIIAQEFAGDISVERVVIPDGVISIGERAFEDCPMLNEVVIPNSVTSIGEHAFDGCRYISIRVHKGSYAEEYAKENKIHSMGFKEDYN, from the coding sequence ATGCCGGAATATAAATCAAGAATAAATATAAAAATAGAAAAAATTTGTGATTGGGATAAGTTGCTCGATATTAAAATAAAAGAAGAATGGAAACTGGACAAGAGTGCAGAGGATATTTTTAGGGAAGCGTATTACAGAGGCGGATTTATAAAAGCAGGTGACTGGTCTGTTGACCCTGAAAGTTTGGAAGATATGGTTGAATATTTTGCAAAAACAATAGGACATGAAAATTGTGTTATTATGGCTGATGTGTTAGAACAAAATGCAGAGAATCCGTCTTGTAATTCTTTTTTAGCATTAGGTAATCAAAATATCGTTTGCGTATCTTATTTGAATTGTGATAAATTGAATGGAACAAATATCTTTGATATTTACGAATATTTAAAACAAATAGATTTTGAACTGAGTCCAATGGATAGTTATTATTTAAAACAATATTCTGAAGATTTTATTTATTTCGATACAAATGGAATAGAAGTTGTTATCCCGAAAGGAAGAAATGAGATAATAGCACAAGAATTTGCAGGGGATATTTCAGTGGAAAGAGTTGTTATTCCTGACGGCGTAATAAGTATAGGTGAACGTGCGTTTGAAGATTGCCCGATGCTTAATGAAGTAGTTATTCCGAATAGCGTAACAAGTATAGGTGAACATGCGTTTGACGGTTGCAGATATATTAGTATAAGGGTACATAAAGGTAGTTATGCGGAAGAATATGCAAAAGAAAATAAAATACATAGTATGGGATTTAAAGAAGATTACAATTAA
- a CDS encoding NAD(P)-dependent oxidoreductase, with amino-acid sequence MAETPFTIHGSKSLVLGYGKIGKILSKDLYALGAQTYVEARKYADLAMIEGHGYEPLPLDNLKDHIHEFDIIFNTIPSLILDDEILAKVKKDALIIDLASKPGGIDFDAAKSYGLKVIWALSLPGKIAPVSSGAIIKDTIMNIIKELGV; translated from the coding sequence ATTGCGGAAACGCCTTTTACAATTCACGGAAGTAAAAGCCTTGTTTTAGGTTATGGTAAAATCGGAAAAATATTATCAAAGGATTTATATGCCCTGGGTGCTCAAACATATGTGGAGGCACGAAAATATGCCGATCTTGCTATGATTGAGGGACATGGATATGAGCCGTTGCCGCTTGACAACTTAAAAGACCACATACACGAATTTGATATAATTTTCAACACCATACCTTCACTGATTTTGGACGATGAAATTTTAGCAAAAGTAAAAAAAGACGCTCTTATTATCGACCTTGCCTCCAAACCCGGGGGGATTGATTTTGATGCCGCAAAATCATACGGCTTAAAAGTAATTTGGGCATTGTCGTTACCGGGTAAAATTGCTCCCGTTTCGTCCGGAGCAATTATCAAAGACACGATTATGAATATTATCAAAGAATTGGGGGTGTAA
- a CDS encoding dipicolinate synthase subunit B produces MDWENKTIGFAMCGSFCTFKKAMGVLEKLTQTGANVIPIMSEMSYNTDTRFGKAEDFRTNITNLTGNNIICCVKDAEPIGPKNLLDLLVVLPCTGNTLAKIANGIADTSVTMAVKAHLRNQKPVLLAVSTNDGLGTAAKNIGTLLNCKNLYFLPFSQDDYIKKPNSLVADFEKLPDAAIAAFEGRQLQPVLGF; encoded by the coding sequence ATGGATTGGGAAAATAAAACCATTGGTTTTGCAATGTGCGGTTCATTCTGCACTTTCAAAAAAGCAATGGGGGTACTTGAAAAGCTCACGCAAACCGGTGCGAATGTTATACCTATTATGAGTGAGATGTCTTACAACACCGACACGCGATTTGGCAAAGCAGAAGATTTTCGTACCAACATAACAAATCTAACCGGCAACAACATTATATGCTGTGTTAAAGACGCAGAGCCGATTGGACCGAAAAACTTACTCGACCTACTTGTCGTACTGCCATGCACGGGCAACACTCTTGCAAAAATTGCAAACGGAATTGCCGACACATCTGTTACCATGGCAGTAAAAGCGCATTTAAGAAATCAAAAGCCTGTACTTTTAGCCGTATCCACCAATGACGGACTCGGTACTGCCGCTAAAAATATAGGAACACTTCTAAACTGCAAAAATCTATATTTTCTGCCTTTCTCACAAGATGACTACATAAAAAAGCCGAACTCACTTGTAGCCGACTTTGAAAAATTACCCGACGCGGCAATCGCCGCCTTTGAGGGCAGACAGCTCCAGCCTGTGCTGGGCTTTTAA
- a CDS encoding Hpt domain-containing protein: MTLKEFYEQIDSDYKDVIKRLCDENMIKKFVFKFPEDPSFNDLKDGLKENDAEKAFCAVHTLKGVCSNLGFERLYEASYELTEKLRNRVIDNCDELYNAVERLYTDLIAKIKEID; this comes from the coding sequence ATGACATTAAAAGAGTTTTATGAGCAAATTGATTCAGATTATAAAGACGTTATCAAAAGACTTTGTGATGAAAATATGATTAAAAAGTTTGTTTTTAAGTTTCCTGAAGATCCATCTTTTAATGATTTGAAAGACGGCTTAAAAGAAAATGACGCCGAAAAGGCTTTTTGTGCGGTACATACGCTAAAAGGTGTTTGCTCAAATTTGGGCTTTGAAAGACTGTATGAGGCAAGCTATGAACTTACAGAAAAACTCAGAAACAGAGTCATTGATAATTGTGACGAATTGTATAATGCAGTTGAAAGACTGTATACGGATTTGATTGCAAAAATCAAAGAAATTGATTAA